From a single Mobula birostris isolate sMobBir1 chromosome 13, sMobBir1.hap1, whole genome shotgun sequence genomic region:
- the LOC140208688 gene encoding NACHT, LRR and PYD domains-containing protein 3-like, whose translation MDNGMSSGGVPVTSTSGKDTGPGSVITELLASWNDSQLLQLTDFYRDRLEQAMEGGVHEVSLGLTAENQFSGEEHRKISDLADKGERADSSKLLLSLVMEKGSRARRVMWETFVKMQIGVPKLDKILKEIQIYGCDPSHRPIPAQLLLEFLSELKDVQQKHKETLRAQTETLRVNTILMREKVKVFQLVDRYAELTVISTVRDRRLVEHELLARGRDHEECREEHLRGELEKIRTDQLFQSSFSRSKSKSRSSATVAGVAGIGKTTMVQKIVYDWATGKIYQQFQFVFSFKFRDLNAINQRINLRELILDQYPYFGNILREVWKNPEGLLFIFDGLDEFKHRIDFADSRRDTEPKHQCPDPEWWCEVSDIVYSLIQGKLLPGCSVLVTTRPTALHLLEKAEISVWAEILGFDSEERKEYFIRHFEDQTVAAAVFKHVKENEILYTMSYNPSYCWILVLALGPFFTQRVRDPQRVPKTITQLYSYYIYNILKNHGREIGNPRDVFLRVGQMAFRGVYDKKIVFTDGDLINYNLQPSQFLSGFLMELLEREDSARSVVYTFPHLTIQEFIAAVAQFLNPHPGDILKFLTEAHSTTDGQFEVFLRFVAGLSNPMTARGLEEFLGPFPHQTTCQVIDWVKEEVKRQSGNTGSVAGKRSLLNTLHYLFESQNRGLAQAALGSVETLSFSGMTLTPIDCTVLSHVIGLCDTIKHLDLAVCHIQCEGIQRLGPGLHKCQELRLSFNKLGDSGVKLVSAALRNPECKIQKLWLDNVGLTDSGAEDLVSALSTNPSLTELDLSYNKLGDSGVKLVSAALRNPECKIQKLELRDVGLTDSGAEDLVSALSTNPSLTELILSYNSLTDRSVPGLRRLILTLPSLERIGLGNNLFSETGRKELRSLQEPRPRLTVTV comes from the exons ATGGATAACGGAATGAGCAGTGGAGGAGTTCCAGTGACGTCAACATCGGGAAAGGACACGG GTCCGGGCTCAGTGATCACCGAGCTCCTGGCAAGCTGGAATGATTCCCAGCTGCTGCAGCTGACGGATTTCTACCGGGACAGGCTGGAGCAGGCGATGGAAGGAGGGGTGCACGAAGTGAGCCTGGGGTTAACGGccgagaatcagttcagtggagaggaacatcgg AAAATCTCTGATCTCGCTGATAAGGGAGAGCGGGCGGACAGTTCTAAACtcctcctgagcctggtgatggagaaaggctcccgcgcccggagggtgatgtgggaaacCTTTGTGAAAATGCAGATTGGTGTCCCAAAGTTGGACAAAATACTGAAAGAAATACAGATATATG GTTGTGATCCCTCCCATCGACCAATTCCAGCTCAACTTTTACTAGAGTTTCTCAGTGAGCTGAAAG atgttcagcagaaacacaaggagactctgcgggcacaaactgaaacactgagagtgaacacgatcctgatgagggagaaggtgaaggttttccagctggttgatcgatacgctgagctcacagtcatttctactgttcgagatcggagactggtggaacatgagctgctggcaagaggcagagaccacgaggagtgcAGAGAGGAACATCTCCGCGGAGAGCTGGAAAAAATCCGGACTGATCAGCTgttccagagcagcttttcccGGAGTAAATCCAAATCCAGGAGTTCGGCAACAGTGGCCGGAGTCGCGgggatcgggaaaacaacaatggtacaaaagattgtttatgactgggccacagggaaaatataccaacaattccagtttgtcttcagtttcaaattccgggaTTTAAATGCAATTAACCAGAGGATAAACCTGagggaactgattctggatcagtatccttactttgggaatatcctcagagaggtctggaagaacccagagggattgctgtttatattcgatggtttggatgaattcaaacacagaatcgattttgctgacagtcgcagagatacagaacccaagcaccagtgcccagatcccgagtggtggtgtgaagtgtctgacattgtgtacagtttaatccagggcaagctgctcccagggtgttcagtgctggtgaccacccgccccactgcgttacatttattggaaaaggcagagatcagtgtctgggctgaaatcctgggatttgatagtgaggaacggaaggaatatttcatcaggcattttgaagatcagacagtggcagcagctgttttcaaacacgtgaaggagaacgagatcctgtacaccatgagctacaacccctcctactgctggatcctcgttctggcactgggccccttcttcacacaaagagtcagggacccgcagcgagttcccaagaccatcacccaactgtattcctactatatttacaacatcctgaaaaaccacggccgtgagattgggaacccccgtgatgtgtttCTCAGGGTTGGTCAaatggccttcagaggagtgtacgataagaagattgtgtttacagatggagatttgatcaactacaatctgcagccttcccagttcctgtccgggttcctgatggagcttttggagagagaggattctgcccggagcgtggtgtacacattcccacatctcaccatccaagagtttatagctgcagtcgcacaattcctgaatccacatcccggagatatcctgaaattcctcactgaagcccacagcACGACAGATGGGCAATTTGAGGTATTTCTCCGctttgttgctggtctctccaacccaatgacagctcggggcctggaggagtttctgggcccatttcctcatcaaacaacctgccaggtgattgactgggtgaaggaggaggttaaacgGCAGAGTGGAAACACGGGGAGTGTagctggtaaaaggagcctcctgaacacattgcactacctgtttgagtctcagaatcgtggactggctcaggccgcactgggatctgtggaaacactttcattcagtggaatgacactgaccccgattgactgcacggtcctgtctcatgtcatcggactctgtgatacaataaaacacctcGACCTGGCTGTctgccacattcagtgtgaaggaatccagcggctgggacccgggctgcacaagtgccaggAGTTGAG ACTGAGTtttaataaactgggagattcaggagtgaaactggtgtctgcggctctgaggaacccggagtgtaaaatacagaaactgtg gctggacaATGTCGGTCTCActgattctggtgccgaggatcttgtctccgctctcagtacaaacccatcactgacggagctggacctgagttataataaactgggagattcaggagtgaaactggtgtctgcggctctgaggaacccggagtgtaaaatacagaaactgga gctgagggatgtcggtctcacagattctggtgccgaggatctcgtctccgctctcagtacaaacccatcactgacggagctgatCCTGAGTTACAACTCGCTGACAGACCGATCTGTCCCCGGTCTCCGCCgcctcatactgaccctcccgagtcTGGAGCGGATCGG GCTGGGGAACAATCTGTTCAGTGAGACCGGGAGGAAGGAACTGAGATCTCTGCAGGAACCCagacccagactgacagtgaccgtgtga